In Gordonia iterans, the following proteins share a genomic window:
- a CDS encoding enoyl-CoA hydratase-related protein, giving the protein MAQLEMVDGIWSGIDDDGIARLEIDRPEQRNALGGDSSGRIIDLCDAWAADDRVRVVVLSGRGGAFCAGADVAGMAQNSAATGGFGAGASRAIIENGSRLVGAVRSLPMPVIAAVDGPAVGIGASLAVAADLIYASARSYFLLAFVRLGLMPDGGASATFAASLGRARANAMALLGEKLCATEAFEHGLINGVIEDPAGLTAAVERVAAKLAASSPAALALTKAALDGATLSAYEAAIDREIAGQTELLQSPQFQAAVAAFAAGR; this is encoded by the coding sequence ATGGCGCAGCTCGAGATGGTGGACGGCATCTGGAGTGGGATCGACGACGACGGAATCGCCCGCCTCGAGATCGACAGACCCGAACAGCGCAATGCGCTCGGCGGCGACTCCTCCGGGCGGATCATCGACCTGTGCGACGCGTGGGCCGCGGACGACCGCGTACGCGTGGTGGTGCTGAGCGGCCGGGGTGGGGCGTTCTGCGCCGGGGCCGACGTGGCGGGGATGGCGCAGAACTCCGCCGCCACTGGCGGTTTCGGGGCCGGTGCCTCGCGAGCGATCATCGAGAACGGCTCCCGACTGGTCGGCGCCGTCCGGTCTCTGCCGATGCCGGTGATCGCCGCCGTCGACGGACCCGCCGTCGGCATCGGAGCTTCCCTGGCAGTCGCGGCAGATCTGATCTATGCCAGCGCCCGCAGCTACTTTCTGCTCGCCTTCGTTCGGCTCGGCCTGATGCCCGACGGCGGCGCCAGCGCGACCTTTGCCGCGTCGCTCGGGCGGGCGCGCGCCAACGCGATGGCGCTTCTCGGTGAGAAGCTCTGCGCCACTGAGGCATTCGAGCATGGGCTGATCAACGGGGTGATCGAGGATCCAGCCGGGCTGACTGCGGCGGTCGAGAGGGTGGCGGCCAAGCTCGCGGCGTCGTCGCCGGCAGCTCTCGCCCTGACCAAGGCTGCGCTCGACGGCGCGACACTCAGCGCCTACGAGGCCGCCATCGATCGAGAGATCGCCGGGCAGACCGAACTCCTGCAATCCCCCCAGTTCCAGGCGGCCGTCGCCGCCTTCGCCGCCGGCCGCTAG
- a CDS encoding acyl-CoA dehydrogenase family protein — MVSFTPEQTAFARAVSDFCKRETGTRAQRDEWTDFGKELHSDALYRKMAELGWAGINVAEEYGGAGAGNVEMCIFLEEAMRGQAPVGGVGPTLITAAAYEKFAGEDLKREVLSGVVAGDCLSISMSEPEAGSDVGALTCRAEKVDGGWVINGQKTWCSNAHFAASILLIARTDRSGAKHEGITQFHIPAGTAGLKISQIDTLGGREVNDLYFTDCFVPDSAVVGQVNNGWMQLMAGLNTERLILAAMQLGLAERSFDDTLTFIKERKQFGRPVGSFQALRHRMADHATEIAATKELIYSLAKASDENPGTMMPREASMVKLKATEVSKAMTIDGMQMMGGYGYAKEFDAERLMRAAIISTVYGGTNEIQRDIIGKTYGL, encoded by the coding sequence ATGGTTTCCTTCACCCCCGAACAGACCGCGTTCGCCCGCGCCGTCAGCGATTTCTGCAAACGCGAGACGGGCACCCGCGCTCAGCGCGACGAATGGACGGACTTCGGAAAGGAGCTGCACTCGGACGCGTTGTACCGCAAGATGGCCGAGCTCGGCTGGGCGGGCATCAACGTGGCCGAGGAGTACGGCGGCGCGGGCGCCGGCAACGTAGAGATGTGCATCTTCCTCGAGGAGGCCATGCGCGGTCAGGCGCCGGTCGGGGGCGTCGGACCCACGCTGATCACCGCGGCCGCCTACGAGAAGTTCGCCGGCGAGGACCTCAAGCGCGAGGTGCTCAGCGGTGTCGTCGCCGGCGACTGCCTGTCGATCTCCATGTCCGAGCCGGAAGCGGGATCGGACGTGGGCGCCCTGACCTGCCGAGCCGAGAAGGTCGACGGCGGCTGGGTGATCAACGGCCAGAAGACGTGGTGCTCCAACGCCCACTTCGCCGCTTCGATCCTGCTGATCGCCCGCACAGATCGCTCCGGCGCCAAGCATGAGGGCATCACGCAGTTCCACATCCCGGCCGGGACTGCGGGTCTGAAGATCAGCCAGATCGACACGCTCGGCGGCCGAGAGGTCAACGACCTGTACTTCACCGACTGCTTCGTCCCGGACTCGGCCGTGGTCGGGCAGGTGAACAACGGGTGGATGCAGTTGATGGCGGGCCTCAACACCGAGCGCCTCATTCTCGCCGCGATGCAGCTCGGCCTGGCCGAGCGCTCCTTCGACGACACCCTGACCTTCATCAAGGAGCGCAAGCAGTTCGGCCGCCCGGTCGGCAGCTTCCAGGCGCTGCGGCACCGGATGGCCGACCACGCCACCGAGATCGCCGCGACCAAGGAGCTGATCTACTCGCTGGCCAAGGCCTCCGACGAGAACCCCGGCACGATGATGCCGCGCGAGGCATCCATGGTGAAGCTCAAGGCCACCGAGGTGAGCAAGGCGATGACCATCGACGGCATGCAGATGATGGGCGGCTACGGTTACGCCAAGGAGTTCGACGCCGAGCGCCTCATGCGCGCGGCGATCATCTCCACCGTCTACGGCGGCACCAACGAGATCCAGCGCGACATCATCGGAAAGACCTATGGCCTTTGA
- a CDS encoding GntR family transcriptional regulator, with protein MAFDSPASGLRRRPQLSEEVAAILRHKIMTAELTPGDPIRMDETAVELGVSVTPVREALLTLRGEGMVDSAPHRGYAVCDLSRTDVEDIFWLQGEAAARIARRTAGMIDDDQLAALEAANERLRAAVQAADPAAITEAEYEFHRTHNRISGSSKLAWFLQSATRYTPHQLYAADPDWAQVALTSHERLIDAYRNHDARAAAAAIGLQFTDGAARLIAHLQTTGIWQKCH; from the coding sequence ATGGCCTTTGACTCCCCCGCCTCGGGGCTGCGGCGCCGGCCGCAGCTCTCGGAGGAGGTCGCCGCGATCCTGCGGCACAAGATCATGACGGCCGAGCTCACGCCGGGCGACCCGATCCGGATGGACGAGACCGCGGTGGAGCTCGGCGTCAGCGTCACGCCGGTGCGCGAGGCGCTGCTGACCCTGCGCGGCGAAGGCATGGTCGACAGCGCCCCGCACCGCGGGTACGCGGTCTGCGACCTTTCACGGACCGACGTCGAGGACATCTTCTGGCTGCAGGGCGAGGCCGCCGCACGCATCGCGCGCCGCACCGCCGGCATGATCGACGACGACCAGCTCGCCGCACTGGAAGCCGCGAACGAGCGCCTGCGCGCGGCCGTGCAGGCCGCAGATCCGGCGGCCATCACCGAGGCCGAGTACGAGTTCCACCGCACCCACAACCGCATCAGCGGCAGCAGCAAGCTCGCCTGGTTCCTGCAGTCGGCGACCCGCTACACGCCCCACCAGCTGTACGCGGCGGATCCGGACTGGGCCCAGGTGGCCCTGACGAGCCACGAGCGGCTCATCGACGCCTACCGGAATCACGACGCACGGGCCGCCGCCGCCGCGATCGGGCTTCAGTTCACCGACGGTGCCGCGCGGCTGATCGCACACCTCCAGACCACTGGGATCTGGCAGAAATGCCACTGA
- a CDS encoding phosphoribosyltransferase codes for MRSRSHGSRSHGDRFRNRRDAGQVLAASLGEYRDRGDVVVLGIARGGVPVAFEVAGVLHARLIVRKLGVPGHEELAFGAIAPNQQTVLDDGLIGALGITPGQIRQVIDDETAELRRREQKYRGGLEPAEWADATAIVVDDGLATGNTMRAAVRAVRSAGPRAIIVAVPVAPAATCRELRSEAEAVVCPWTPTPFGAVGAFYRDFGQTGDDEVRRLLAER; via the coding sequence ATGCGCAGTCGATCTCACGGCAGTCGGTCGCACGGCGACCGGTTTCGCAATCGCCGCGACGCCGGTCAGGTGCTCGCGGCTTCGCTGGGCGAGTACCGGGACCGGGGCGACGTCGTCGTCCTGGGCATCGCGCGCGGAGGCGTCCCCGTGGCCTTCGAGGTGGCCGGCGTCCTGCACGCCCGGCTCATCGTGCGCAAACTCGGAGTGCCCGGCCACGAGGAACTGGCCTTCGGCGCGATCGCCCCGAATCAGCAGACGGTGCTCGACGACGGCCTCATCGGCGCCCTGGGCATCACACCCGGACAGATCCGGCAGGTGATCGATGACGAGACCGCGGAGCTGCGGCGCCGCGAGCAGAAGTACCGAGGTGGACTGGAACCGGCCGAATGGGCCGATGCGACGGCCATCGTCGTCGACGACGGACTCGCCACCGGCAACACCATGCGCGCCGCGGTGCGGGCGGTGCGGTCGGCGGGCCCGCGGGCGATCATCGTCGCCGTGCCGGTGGCACCGGCAGCCACCTGCCGGGAATTGCGCTCCGAGGCAGAGGCCGTCGTGTGTCCGTGGACCCCGACGCCGTTCGGCGCGGTCGGCGCCTTCTACCGGGATTTCGGGCAGACCGGCGACGACGAGGTCCGGCGCCTCCTCGCCGAACGCTGA
- a CDS encoding cold-shock protein, which produces MAQGTVKWFNGEKGFGFIAPDGGSEDIFVHFTSINGSGFRNLEEAQRVEFDVEQGAKGPQATNVTAL; this is translated from the coding sequence GTGGCACAAGGCACCGTCAAATGGTTCAACGGCGAAAAGGGCTTCGGCTTCATCGCCCCCGACGGTGGAAGCGAAGACATCTTCGTCCACTTCACCTCAATCAACGGTAGCGGTTTCCGCAACCTCGAAGAGGCACAGCGCGTCGAGTTCGACGTCGAGCAGGGCGCCAAGGGCCCGCAGGCGACGAACGTCACCGCTCTCTGA
- a CDS encoding MOSC domain-containing protein: protein MTAQVLDVCVVHQLLPDPGGRAGVTAIDKRPVDGPVKVGPYGLYRDVQADRKHHGGLDQAVYVYADEDARRWSAELGRDTPPGWFGENLRTTGIDVSGARIGERWQIGAKVVVEVTKPRIPCQTFARWVGGDDERGWVKRFAQAGRPGAYLRIVQGGKVSAGDEIVVVDRPAGALSIAEVFAGG, encoded by the coding sequence ATGACCGCACAAGTGCTCGACGTCTGCGTCGTCCATCAGTTATTGCCCGACCCCGGCGGAAGAGCCGGGGTCACCGCGATCGACAAGCGGCCCGTCGACGGGCCGGTGAAGGTCGGACCCTACGGGCTGTATCGCGATGTCCAGGCCGACCGGAAGCATCACGGCGGGCTGGACCAGGCGGTCTACGTGTACGCCGACGAGGACGCGCGACGATGGTCCGCCGAGCTCGGGCGCGACACCCCGCCGGGGTGGTTCGGGGAGAACCTGCGCACGACGGGGATCGATGTCTCGGGCGCCCGGATAGGGGAGCGGTGGCAGATCGGCGCGAAGGTGGTCGTCGAGGTGACCAAGCCCCGGATTCCGTGTCAGACCTTCGCGCGCTGGGTCGGCGGCGACGACGAGCGCGGCTGGGTGAAGCGCTTCGCACAAGCCGGGCGTCCGGGCGCCTATCTGCGAATCGTGCAGGGCGGCAAGGTTTCTGCGGGGGACGAGATCGTCGTCGTTGATCGTCCGGCGGGTGCGCTGAGCATCGCGGAGGTGTTCGCCGGCGGGTGA
- a CDS encoding TetR/AcrR family transcriptional regulator translates to MQEFDGVRDRKRAETFRRIHEAAVELTLRDGLAAATVSAIAERAGISRRTFFNYFASKEDAVLGVQEPRIPPKALETFLTRNDEDRLGKALQLTMATMATIGPRASPELRRIVAAHPELVDSIRAHRVATQDLLMSVLSQRLADDPAAPTASDTARALLLLAGAVLRFAYHDDPDLLDDPDPSAVENALAAFRTALREIR, encoded by the coding sequence GTGCAAGAATTTGACGGAGTGCGGGACCGCAAGCGGGCCGAGACGTTCCGGCGTATCCATGAGGCCGCCGTCGAGTTGACCCTGCGCGACGGCCTCGCCGCGGCGACGGTCAGCGCGATCGCCGAGCGGGCGGGCATCTCGCGCCGCACCTTCTTCAACTACTTCGCCTCCAAGGAGGACGCGGTCCTCGGCGTCCAGGAACCGCGTATTCCCCCGAAGGCGCTGGAGACCTTCCTCACTCGGAACGACGAGGACCGCCTGGGCAAGGCCCTGCAGCTGACGATGGCGACCATGGCCACGATCGGACCGCGGGCCAGCCCCGAGCTGCGGCGGATCGTCGCCGCGCACCCCGAACTGGTCGACAGCATCCGCGCCCACCGAGTCGCCACCCAGGACCTGCTGATGAGTGTGCTGTCGCAGCGCCTGGCCGACGATCCGGCCGCGCCGACCGCCTCCGACACGGCCCGCGCCCTACTCCTGCTCGCCGGTGCCGTGCTCCGCTTCGCCTATCACGACGACCCAGACCTGCTCGACGACCCGGACCCCTCCGCCGTCGAGAACGCACTCGCCGCCTTCCGTACAGCCCTGAGAGAGATTCGTTGA
- a CDS encoding MDR family MFS transporter translates to MTDRTAPPTAEAAGDRKILFLFIGLMITMLLAALNQTVLSTALPTMVGELEGVDLMPWVITGYILATTVVMPVYGRIGDLFGRKPVILAAISIFIAGSILGALAQNIDVLIAARVIQGLGGGGLMVLSQAAIADVVPARERGRYMGMIGAVFAVASVAGPLLGGWLTEGPGWRWAFWMNIPLGALAIGACVVFLQLPKVERTQRPKLDYLGMTLIATATTTLVLVSTWGGTKYAWSSPHIIGLIAATVVIGAAFCWAETRAVHPVIPMALFKDRNFTVTTIAALMIGIAMFGALGYMPTYIQMALGVSATVAGLLMIPMMGGLLVASVAAGRVVTRTGRYKAFPIVGSVIIGVGLALLSTLHIESPTWLMCLYLGVLGTGIGLSLQILTLIVQNSFPGGAIVGTATAATNYFRQVGSTLGAAIVGAVFANRLIGLLNEKLSGAVAPGGDVASERKHLTPEMVNQMPDPLRDLVIHAYNEALVPVFLFLVPVAVVSLVALCFVKETALATTVRDEIAAESLAEGQLLEMVDDPADFPTGHEAAPSSGSRR, encoded by the coding sequence TTGACTGACCGCACCGCCCCGCCGACCGCTGAAGCCGCCGGCGACCGCAAGATCCTGTTCCTGTTCATCGGCCTGATGATCACCATGCTTCTGGCCGCGCTGAACCAGACCGTGCTCTCGACTGCGCTGCCGACCATGGTCGGAGAACTCGAAGGCGTCGACCTGATGCCGTGGGTGATCACCGGCTACATCCTGGCCACCACCGTGGTGATGCCCGTCTACGGCCGGATCGGCGACCTGTTCGGCCGCAAGCCGGTGATTCTGGCCGCGATCTCGATCTTCATCGCCGGGTCGATCCTCGGCGCACTCGCGCAGAACATCGACGTGCTGATCGCAGCCCGCGTGATCCAGGGCCTGGGCGGCGGCGGGTTGATGGTGCTGTCGCAGGCCGCCATCGCCGACGTCGTCCCCGCCCGCGAGCGGGGCCGCTACATGGGCATGATCGGCGCGGTGTTCGCGGTCGCGTCGGTGGCCGGCCCGCTGCTGGGCGGCTGGCTCACCGAGGGCCCGGGCTGGCGGTGGGCGTTCTGGATGAACATTCCGCTCGGCGCACTCGCCATCGGCGCCTGCGTGGTCTTCTTGCAGCTCCCCAAGGTCGAACGCACCCAGCGGCCCAAGCTGGACTACCTCGGTATGACGCTGATCGCCACGGCGACCACCACGCTGGTGCTGGTCTCGACGTGGGGCGGCACCAAGTACGCCTGGAGCTCGCCGCACATCATCGGCTTGATCGCGGCGACTGTCGTCATCGGGGCGGCGTTCTGCTGGGCCGAGACCCGCGCAGTGCACCCGGTGATTCCCATGGCGCTGTTCAAGGACCGCAACTTCACCGTGACGACCATCGCTGCCCTGATGATCGGGATCGCGATGTTCGGAGCCCTCGGTTACATGCCGACCTACATTCAGATGGCGCTGGGCGTCAGCGCGACGGTCGCCGGCCTGCTGATGATTCCGATGATGGGCGGCCTGCTGGTGGCCTCGGTCGCCGCCGGACGCGTCGTCACCCGAACCGGACGCTACAAAGCGTTCCCGATCGTCGGCTCGGTGATCATCGGCGTCGGTCTGGCGCTGCTGTCCACCCTCCACATCGAGAGTCCGACCTGGCTCATGTGCCTGTATCTGGGCGTGCTCGGCACCGGCATCGGACTGTCACTGCAGATCTTGACCCTGATCGTGCAGAACTCCTTCCCCGGCGGTGCGATCGTCGGGACCGCGACGGCGGCCACGAACTACTTCCGGCAGGTGGGTTCCACACTCGGAGCGGCCATCGTCGGCGCGGTGTTCGCGAATCGCCTCATCGGCCTGCTCAACGAGAAGCTGAGCGGTGCCGTCGCGCCCGGCGGAGACGTCGCCTCCGAACGCAAGCACCTCACGCCGGAGATGGTCAACCAGATGCCCGATCCCCTGCGCGACTTGGTGATCCACGCCTACAACGAGGCGCTCGTCCCGGTCTTCCTCTTCCTGGTCCCCGTGGCAGTGGTGTCACTCGTCGCACTCTGTTTCGTCAAGGAGACGGCGCTGGCGACGACCGTGCGCGACGAGATCGCCGCCGAGTCCCTCGCCGAGGGGCAGTTGCTGGAAATGGTCGACGACCCCGCCGACTTCCCCACCGGCCACGAGGCGGCGCCTAGCTCGGGAAGTCGGCGATGA
- a CDS encoding VOC family protein — protein MQKIVPNIWFDGNAAEAADYYAQVLPNTAGRVLMRYPDEGLPDFQKHLAGEPLTAEIVIGDYQIVFINAGPEFAPNESVSFMLNFDPSGDADAASNLDLVWAGLADGGDVLSDLGEYPFSPRYGQVRDRYGVTWQLILTNPEGEPRPFVIPSLLFCGAAQNKAREAISKYTSLFDDAGVGMVVEYSTATGAARADSVMFGDFRLAGQWFTAADSPEPRDFSFTCGVSFQVNCADQAEIDRFWEALSAVPEAEQCGWCADEFGLSWQIVPADMDSLMTGPEAYGAMMGMKKIVIADFPS, from the coding sequence ATGCAGAAGATCGTTCCGAACATCTGGTTCGACGGCAACGCCGCCGAAGCCGCCGACTATTACGCACAGGTCTTGCCGAACACCGCCGGCCGAGTTCTGATGCGCTATCCCGACGAGGGCCTGCCCGACTTCCAGAAGCACTTGGCGGGCGAGCCCCTTACCGCCGAGATCGTGATCGGGGACTACCAGATCGTCTTCATCAACGCCGGGCCGGAGTTCGCGCCCAACGAGTCGGTGAGCTTCATGCTGAACTTCGATCCGTCCGGCGATGCGGATGCGGCGTCGAATCTCGACCTGGTCTGGGCCGGACTGGCCGACGGCGGCGACGTGCTCAGCGACCTGGGGGAGTACCCGTTCAGCCCGCGGTACGGCCAGGTGCGGGACCGATACGGCGTCACCTGGCAGTTGATCCTCACCAACCCCGAGGGCGAGCCGCGGCCCTTCGTGATCCCGTCGCTGCTCTTCTGCGGTGCGGCGCAGAACAAGGCCAGGGAGGCGATTTCGAAGTACACGTCACTGTTCGACGATGCTGGCGTCGGCATGGTGGTCGAGTACTCGACGGCGACAGGTGCGGCGCGCGCCGACTCGGTGATGTTCGGCGACTTCCGGCTCGCCGGTCAATGGTTCACCGCGGCGGATTCGCCCGAGCCCAGAGATTTCTCGTTCACGTGCGGCGTGAGCTTCCAGGTGAACTGCGCCGACCAGGCGGAGATCGACCGGTTCTGGGAGGCGCTCTCGGCGGTGCCGGAGGCCGAGCAGTGCGGCTGGTGCGCCGACGAGTTCGGCCTCAGCTGGCAGATCGTGCCGGCGGACATGGATTCACTGATGACCGGCCCGGAAGCCTACGGGGCGATGATGGGGATGAAGAAGATCGTCATCGCCGACTTCCCGAGCTAG
- a CDS encoding OPT family oligopeptide transporter: MTSATRSSTLRELTLRSVILGGLITLVFTAANVYLGLKVGLTFATAIPAAVISMSVLRYFANHSIVENNIVQTIASAAGTLSAIIFVLPGLIMIGWWTGFPYWETVAVCAIGGILGVMYSIPLRRVLVTGSDLPFPEGVAAAEVLKVGDSEVGAEQNRGGMRMIVTGSLVAAGFSLLASLKVVASSVSGAFKVAGGASMWGASLSMALIGVGHLVGVSVGVAMLVGLVISYFVLLPIRSSGEIGAGDLLDQVSTIFAGDVRFIGAGAIAVAAVWTLLTLIVPIVRGIVDSVASARKRRGGELVDITERDIPIQYVGGVVLISMIPVGWLLWDFLQDSVIAQNAGGMVAISVIFVLSIGLIVGAVCGYMAGLIGSSNSPISGVGILVVLLAAVLLKATHGSDGGDEALAMTAYTLFTAAVVFGIATISNDNLQDLKTGQLVGATPWKQQVALVIGVMFGAIVIPPVLGLMNTAFGFQGAPGAGDDALAAPQAALMSSLAQGVFGSDLDWGLIWLGVAIGAVVIVVDEVLKRTTSFRLPPLAVGMGMYLPMALTLIIPIGAFIGRAYDNWADRDRADAARKKRLGVLMATGLIVGESLYGVLFAGLIAGTGKEEPLALPFLGEGYSTAAQVVGVFVFVGLIVWLYSFVRKTASKPYDGPPVKSVL, encoded by the coding sequence ATGACCAGTGCCACACGCAGTTCGACGTTGCGGGAGCTGACCCTCCGAAGTGTGATTCTGGGTGGCCTGATCACCCTGGTCTTCACCGCCGCCAACGTGTACCTCGGCCTCAAGGTCGGCCTCACTTTCGCCACCGCGATTCCGGCCGCGGTGATCTCGATGTCGGTGCTGCGATACTTCGCCAACCACTCGATCGTCGAGAACAACATCGTTCAGACCATCGCCTCGGCGGCCGGAACCCTGTCGGCGATCATCTTCGTGCTGCCCGGCCTGATCATGATCGGCTGGTGGACCGGGTTCCCGTATTGGGAGACCGTCGCCGTCTGTGCGATCGGCGGCATCCTCGGCGTCATGTACTCCATCCCGCTGCGGCGGGTGCTGGTGACCGGATCAGATCTGCCCTTCCCCGAGGGCGTCGCGGCCGCCGAGGTGCTCAAGGTGGGCGACAGCGAGGTGGGAGCCGAGCAGAACCGCGGCGGCATGCGCATGATCGTCACCGGCTCGCTGGTGGCGGCCGGGTTCTCGCTGCTGGCCTCGCTCAAGGTGGTCGCCAGTTCGGTGTCCGGAGCGTTCAAGGTCGCCGGCGGCGCCTCGATGTGGGGCGCGAGCCTGTCCATGGCACTCATCGGCGTCGGGCACCTGGTGGGCGTCTCGGTGGGCGTCGCGATGCTGGTCGGCCTGGTGATCTCGTACTTCGTGCTGTTGCCGATCCGATCGTCCGGGGAGATCGGCGCCGGTGACCTGCTCGACCAGGTGAGTACGATCTTCGCCGGCGACGTCCGGTTCATCGGCGCCGGCGCGATCGCGGTGGCCGCGGTGTGGACTCTGCTGACCCTGATCGTGCCGATCGTGCGCGGGATCGTCGATTCGGTGGCCAGCGCACGGAAACGCCGCGGCGGCGAACTGGTCGACATCACCGAGCGCGACATCCCCATCCAATACGTGGGCGGCGTCGTGCTGATCTCGATGATCCCGGTGGGCTGGCTGCTCTGGGACTTCTTGCAGGACAGCGTCATCGCCCAGAATGCGGGCGGCATGGTCGCCATCAGCGTGATCTTCGTGCTGTCGATCGGGCTGATCGTGGGCGCCGTGTGCGGCTACATGGCCGGCCTGATCGGGTCGTCGAACAGCCCGATATCCGGTGTCGGCATCCTGGTGGTGCTGCTGGCCGCGGTACTGCTGAAGGCCACTCACGGCAGCGACGGCGGCGACGAGGCGCTCGCGATGACCGCGTACACGCTGTTCACCGCGGCCGTCGTCTTCGGAATCGCGACCATCTCCAACGACAACCTGCAAGACCTCAAGACCGGCCAGCTGGTCGGGGCCACCCCGTGGAAGCAGCAGGTGGCGCTGGTGATCGGCGTGATGTTCGGCGCCATCGTGATCCCACCGGTGCTGGGACTGATGAACACCGCGTTCGGCTTTCAGGGAGCGCCCGGAGCCGGCGACGACGCACTGGCGGCGCCGCAGGCCGCACTGATGTCGTCGTTGGCACAGGGCGTGTTCGGCAGCGACCTCGACTGGGGGCTGATCTGGCTCGGTGTGGCGATCGGCGCCGTCGTGATCGTCGTCGACGAGGTGCTCAAACGCACGACGTCGTTCCGGCTTCCGCCCCTGGCGGTCGGCATGGGCATGTACCTGCCGATGGCGCTGACCCTGATCATCCCGATCGGCGCATTCATCGGGCGTGCGTACGACAACTGGGCCGATCGGGACCGTGCCGACGCCGCGCGCAAGAAGCGCCTCGGCGTGCTGATGGCGACCGGCCTGATCGTCGGCGAGAGCTTGTACGGTGTCTTGTTCGCCGGGTTGATCGCCGGCACCGGCAAGGAGGAGCCGCTTGCGCTGCCCTTCCTCGGCGAGGGCTACAGCACCGCGGCGCAGGTGGTCGGTGTGTTCGTCTTCGTCGGCCTGATCGTCTGGCTGTACAGCTTCGTCCGCAAGACCGCGTCCAAACCGTACGACGGTCCACCGGTGAAGTCGGTGCTGTGA
- a CDS encoding TM2 domain-containing protein, with protein MSTPQDPSGLNPSGQSEGQPQNPADDAGHQPGTEQPFAGQPYGVPQDPYGGQQYAAPQYGQPYGAPAPGYAPVGQKSKIVAGILGILLGVFGVHNFYLGFTGKAVAQLLITVLTLGILSFVSAIWGLIEGILILVSKPGTPWHRDASGMELQD; from the coding sequence GTGAGCACTCCCCAAGATCCGTCCGGGCTGAATCCCTCCGGCCAATCGGAAGGCCAGCCGCAGAATCCGGCCGACGACGCAGGGCACCAGCCCGGCACGGAGCAGCCGTTCGCCGGCCAGCCCTACGGCGTCCCGCAGGATCCCTACGGCGGCCAGCAGTACGCAGCGCCGCAGTACGGTCAGCCCTACGGTGCACCGGCCCCCGGTTACGCCCCGGTCGGCCAGAAGTCGAAGATCGTAGCCGGAATCCTCGGCATCCTGCTGGGCGTCTTCGGCGTTCACAACTTCTATCTGGGCTTCACCGGCAAGGCTGTCGCACAGTTGCTGATCACGGTGCTCACCCTCGGCATCCTGTCGTTCGTCTCGGCGATCTGGGGGCTGATCGAAGGCATCCTGATCCTGGTCTCCAAGCCCGGCACCCCATGGCACCGGGATGCCAGCGGCATGGAGTTGCAGGACTGA
- a CDS encoding DUF1697 domain-containing protein, with translation MSGRIHLLRAVNVGGAKLPMAELREVAASLGATQVRTYIASGNLICEPPGDSGAFDRALEQAVLERFGFFREVISRSHEELVAARAAHPFEVIEPRFSYITFLAGEPAAENVAKARTFATGDDVWDVIGREMHVRYIGGAGRPQMKDASIGRAIGVPGTARNLNTVDKLIDLTR, from the coding sequence ATGAGCGGACGGATCCACCTTCTGCGGGCGGTGAACGTCGGCGGCGCAAAGCTGCCGATGGCGGAGCTGCGCGAGGTCGCCGCTTCGCTCGGTGCCACGCAGGTGCGAACCTATATCGCGTCGGGAAACCTCATCTGCGAGCCGCCCGGTGATTCCGGGGCGTTCGATCGGGCCCTCGAGCAGGCCGTGCTCGAGCGGTTCGGGTTCTTCCGCGAGGTGATCTCGCGCAGTCACGAGGAACTGGTGGCCGCCCGTGCGGCGCATCCGTTCGAGGTGATCGAGCCCAGGTTCTCGTACATCACGTTCCTGGCGGGCGAACCCGCCGCGGAGAACGTCGCCAAGGCGCGGACCTTCGCGACCGGTGACGACGTGTGGGATGTGATCGGGCGCGAGATGCACGTGCGCTACATCGGTGGCGCCGGACGCCCGCAGATGAAGGACGCGTCGATCGGGCGGGCGATCGGTGTGCCGGGCACCGCCCGGAACCTCAACACGGTCGACAAGCTGATCGACCTCACCCGCTGA